The genomic segment GTGAAAATGGAAGTGGTCCAGGAGCAACTCAAGCAGTGGGGCGAAGTCATCGTCCGCACCGTCAGCGGGCAGGTGTTCGAGTTTCACCTGGGAGATACGAGCTTCGACCCGGCGCGCCGGCTGATCACGTTCCGCGGCCCGGATGCGGAGTACGTGATCGACGGCGACTCCATCGAAAGCGTCAAGAAGCACTGGAGCCACCCGGAGAGCGAGGAAAGCTAAACCGCCGCGCAGGAAGAGGGGGGCGTCCCGTCGGGCCCCCCTTTTCGCCTTGACCGGATGCTCTGGGCTCTCGCTCCCTTGCCCCGGCCGGTCAGGTGCTCACAATCCCCGGACTGCCACGACCGAGTCCTTCCACGGGGCATAGGGATGCTGCACGCTGAAGAACAGCGTCTTGCCGTCGGGCGTGAAGAAGGGCCCCGTACCCTCGGCGCCCCTGGGCATCTGGGCGAACCGCCGCAGTTGCCTGTCCGGCGCCGCCACCCACACTGCGTTGTTGCCGTACCGTTCGTTGATGAACTCACCGTACTTGTCCTCGAAGATCCACAAATTGCCCTCGCTGTCAAACTGCAGGTTGTCGGGGTTGAACAGGCCCGTCTCGGGGCCACCCTTCACGAACGTCGTAAGCTCCAGCGTCACCGGGTTGATACGCACAACCCGCCCGTAGTTGTCGGGGGCGGGCTTGCGGTTGTCGCCGGTGATGGCCATGTAGAGCATGCCATCGAGCGGGCTGTACTCGATGTCCTCCGGACGGTCGAAAGGCGAGGCGCCGTGCTCCAGCGCCCAGGCCCGGGCCTCGTTGAGCACGGCCTGATCCCTCCGCAGCTCGATCCAGCGCCGCCCCCGGGCATCGAGGGCATAGAGGGTTCCGCTTGACAGGTCTTCCGGCCGGTCGGCCACGAACTTGAAGAGCACCCCGCCGCGAAAGTCGTCGGTCAGATACACGGTACGCCGGTCCGGCATGACAAGGGCTGTCTCATGCGAAAACCGGCCCATCGCGTGGTGCTTCTTCACGTGCAGCGTCACCGGATCGATCTCCACGATGTAGCCGTACCGGTTGACGTCCCTGATCATCCCTTCGGGGATGTCCTGCACGCGGCGCGGCTCGTACTCCTCGGCCGACAGGATGGTGCCCCAGGGGGTCAGCGAACCAGCGCAGTTGTTCCACGTGCCGCCCACCAACGCGAAGTTGACGCTGACGGCCTGCAGCACGCGCCAGTCCTCACCCTCTCGGGCCAGCGTGAGGCGCGTGCCGCCGCCCCGCCGAAGCTCGTGGCTCACGTACAGGTAACCGAGGTCAGAGCCGTCCAACGGGACGTACACCGTCAGGTCGTTGCGGTCGAGATAGGTCCCGTTCTGCGTCGGGTCGCCCTCGGACATGAGGATCTGGTAGCGGAAGCCCTGCGGGAGCACCAGGT from the Bacillota bacterium genome contains:
- a CDS encoding alkaline phosphatase PhoX; amino-acid sequence: MAWRRVAGAVAACGLLAGLLAASLPAAALGFQPIDPVVSSNLVLPQGFRYQILMSEGDPTQNGTYLDRNDLTVYVPLDGSDLGYLYVSHELRRGGGTRLTLAREGEDWRVLQAVSVNFALVGGTWNNCAGSLTPWGTILSAEEYEPRRVQDIPEGMIRDVNRYGYIVEIDPVTLHVKKHHAMGRFSHETALVMPDRRTVYLTDDFRGGVLFKFVADRPEDLSSGTLYALDARGRRWIELRRDQAVLNEARAWALEHGASPFDRPEDIEYSPLDGMLYMAITGDNRKPAPDNYGRVVRINPVTLELTTFVKGGPETGLFNPDNLQFDSEGNLWIFEDKYGEFINERYGNNAVWVAAPDRQLRRFAQMPRGAEGTGPFFTPDGKTLFFSVQHPYAPWKDSVVAVRGL